A stretch of Podospora bellae-mahoneyi strain CBS 112042 chromosome 5, whole genome shotgun sequence DNA encodes these proteins:
- a CDS encoding hypothetical protein (EggNog:ENOG503PEYB), which yields MAPKTTLTMASITASLTPQDLANASEISSLLLKIYQTLIHMQYLPAKSLHPGPHDLTRLLPLFEKLQLTPQIIYLYTVLPYVSSKGHDFYHGGYFADFRNKRDVKDARNTFYADDRREQMRPWMTPLSLCCNHSAVLFYDSRRHRIGIFSQCDDWSNDKALRARHGDTKLGLTPVEDLEVESDSEPSSQDEGSERDSDDETRSRKKMKKHYHPKLGCGSQGRNVWDDMPSRPAGDVLRDILREYETLEEVPWVYEHGSSRDWPTGVKQLFFKYGWPGKQFANNVEAFELDTMRLAAMETLRRRAKDICEQVKQAKERVEERNGPDFLLLRRQIATAETPDEEWIARYQLWRKEQIIEQSKKELEDAEATRDRRFPSGNKLSMFNQKPEDWILWEVQKWRQDIAREEEHLQSAVEQAEMFAAGLLGNEANLEYIKDNIEKRQNNLGLLRKVLEMSKEDAERLCPGMEELPVEDESANTASFHNRAYAIGCYEKAIDEIKGFMATVPIHCTKTIQLLQGEIENHRENIKRSNKWWDGHEEAIRNFEKRKEALAVMKAKQKTEG from the coding sequence atGGCCCCCAAAACGACCCTCACAATggcctccatcaccgcctcaCTCACCCCGCAGGACCTCGCCAATGCGAGCGaaatctcctccctcctcctcaaaatctACCAAACCCTCATCCACATGCAATACCTCCCCGCAAAATCCCTCCACCCGGGCCCCCACGATCTcactcgcctcctccccctgtTCGAAAAGCTCCAATTGACACCCCAAATCATCTACCTCTACACCGTCCTGCCCTACGTCTCTTCCAAAGGCCACGACTTCTACCATGGCGGGTACTTTGCCGACTTTCGCAACAAGCGCGACGTCAAAGACGCCAGAAACACATTCTACGCCGACGACCGCCGGGAGCAGATGCGCCCTTGGATGACGCCGCTTAGCTTGTGCTGTAACCACTCGGCCGTGCTGTTTTATGATTCCAGGCGGCATCGGATAGGCATTTTTAGTCAGTGCGATGACTGGAGTAATGATAAGGCGCTGAGGGCGAGGCATGGGGATACAAAGTTGGGGTTGACGCCGGTGGAAGACTTGGAGGTCGAGTCCGATTCTGAGCCCAGTAGTCAGGATGAGGGGAGTGAGCGGGATAGTGATGATGAAACGaggtcgaggaagaagatgaagaaacaTTATCATCCGAAGTTGGGGTGCGGGAGCCAGGGGAGGAATGTGTGGGATGATATGCCTTCGAGGCCGGCAGGGGATGTGCTGAGGGATATACTCAGGGAGTATGAgactttggaggaggtgccaTGGGTGTATGAGCATGGGTCGAGCCGAGACTGGCCGACGGGGGTGAAGCAGTTGTTTTTCAAGTATGGGTGGCCGGGCAAACAATTTGCGAACAATGTCGAGGCGTTTGAGCTGGACACGATGCGGCTTGCGGCAATGGAGACTCTCAGGAGGCGCGCGAAGGACATATGTGAGCAGGTCAAGCAAGCGAAGGaaagggtggaggagaggaatgGGCCCGACTTTCTGCTTTTGAGGCGACAGATTGCTACGGCCGAGACACCAGACGAAGAATGGATCGCGAGGTATCAACTTTGGCGGAAGGAGCAAATCATCGAGCAATCAAAAAAGGAGCTGGAAGATGCAGAGGCAACGAGAGACCGGCGGTTTCCATCTGGGAACAAGCTTAGCATGTTTAACCAGAAGCCGGAGGATTGGATCCTGTGGGAGGTGCAAAAATGGAGGCAGGATATTGCCCGCGAGGAAGAGCACCTCCAGTCTGCCGTGGAGCAGGCCGAGATGTTCGCAGCTGGTCTCCTCGGCAATGAAGCCAATCTGGAATACATCAAAGACAACATcgaaaaaagacaaaacaaCTTGGGGCTCCTCCGTAAAGTCTTGGAAATGAGTAAGGAGGACGCGGAGAGGCTATGCCCTGGGATGGAGGAGCTCCCAGTCGAGGATGAAAGCGCCAACACTGCCAGCTTCCACAACCGAGCCTATGCCATTGGTTGCTATGAGAAAGCGATTGACGAGATAAAAGGCTTCATGGCTACCGTGCCGATACATTGTACCAAAACAATACAGCTTCTGCAGGGAGAGATTGAAAATCACCGCGAGAACATCAAACGCAGCAATAAATGGTGGGACGGACACGAAGAGGCCATAAGGAATTTCgaaaagaggaaggaggcccTTGCTGTCATGAAGGCCAAGCAGAAGACGGAAGGTTGA
- a CDS encoding hypothetical protein (EggNog:ENOG503NX4I; COG:S) — MPYTDHDDDPAGFGSGHDQRQDKGKHLATDKTDTNEQQCDFDEPGIAPSLNESLSAPTATDTDNDSIEPDRWTDDEGYAESTSTRYLSSIASDIRRGVEENGRLYAAYGMHKQWLPIDDEELDRNDLQHYKFTLLLGNRLFICPVPSDPQKILDLGAGSGIWAIEVADMFPSAQVIGVDLAPTQPNLIPPNLSFEIDDIENDWLWGEKKFDFIHARELIMAIRDWPRLFRQAKRALKPGAYLQLGASVPLFSSDDDTLPKDSAYLETAQIFFDMSAKVGVSGMEPLSWTKYLEEEGYEDIVQKMYKIPTNPWPKDERLKRIGALELTHYRDGIMNVFARGYKDILGGDETYFQVLMARARNEVVDRNMHSWVPYSYVVYAKKPGTSS; from the exons ATGCCCTACACAGATCATGACGACGACCCAGCCGGCTTCGGCTCCGGCCACGATCAACGTCAAGACAAGGGCAAGCACCTCGCGACAGACAAGACCGATACCAACGAACAACAGTGCGACTTTGACGAGCCCGGCATTGCGCCCTCGCTCAATGAGAGTCTCTCGGCACCCACTGCCACCGACACCGATAACGACAGCATCGAGCCCGACCGGTGGACAGACGATGAGGGATATGCGGAATCAACATCGACACGGTATTTGAGCTCCATCGCATCTGACATTCGGCGCGGCGTTGAGGAAAATGGGAGGCTTTATGCTGCATACGGCATGCACAAACAATGGCTTCCCattgacgatgaggag CTGGACCGCAATGATCTCCAGCACTACAagttcaccctcctccttggcaacCGCCTATTCATTTGCCCCGTGCCTTCTGACCCGCAAAAGATTCTCGACCTTGGCGCGGGCTCTGGCATCTGGGCCATCGAGGTGGCAGACATGTTTCCGTCGGCCCAGGTCATCGGCGTCGATCTCGCGCCTACCCAACCGaacctcatccctcccaacctcagTTTTGAGATCGACGACATCGAGAACGACTGGCTttggggggagaagaagtttGACTTCATTCACGCAAGGGAACTAATCATGGCCATCCGGGACTGGCCGAGGCTCTTTCGCCAGGCCAAGAGGGCGCTGAAGCCGGGGGCATACCTCCAGCTTGGCGCATCCGTCCCACTGTTCTCATCCGACGATGACACTCTGCCCAAGGATAGCGCCTACCTGGAGACGGCGCAGATCTTTTTCGACATGTCCGCCAAGGTCGGCGTCTCAGGGATGGAGCCGTTGAGCTGGACAAAGTAtctggaagaggagggataCGAGGATATTGTGCAAAAGATGTACAAGAttccaaccaacccctggCCAAAGGATGAGAGACTCAAGAGGATTGGCGCCCTGGAGTTGACACACTACAGGGACGGCATCATGAATGTCTTTGCACGGGGCTACAAGGACATCCTTGGCGGTGACGAGACTTACTTTCAGGTCTTGATGGCCAGGGCAAGAAATGAAGTGGTGGACCGCAACATGCACAGTTGGGTGCCCTA TAGCTATGTTGTTTATGCCAAGAAACCCGGCACTTCGTCATGA
- a CDS encoding hypothetical protein (EggNog:ENOG503P1B3; COG:S) translates to MALPTKQEVQDLVKQLTEAANAYDNSASLAGHLARTDIIARAKDLQRTLITAEQTPAYHGLNMAELIAARTFIKIGALDAIPETGTISLDGLSKATGAQESLLGLFIRFDSLDLVM, encoded by the exons ATGGCTTTACCCACCAAGCAAGAGGTCCAGGATCTCGTCAAACAGCTGACTGAAGCTGCCAACGCCTATGATAATTCCGCCAGTCTTGCCGGCCATCTCGCCCGCACCGACATTATCGCAAGGGCGAAGGACCTCCAGCGTACCTTGATCACTGCCGAACAGACACCTGCCTATCATGGCCTAAAC ATGGCCGAGTTGATTGCTGCCCGCACCTTCATCAAGATTGGAGCTCTCGACGCCATCCCCGAGACGGGAACCATTTCCCTCGATGGTCTCTCCAAGGCCACCGGAGCCCAAGAATCTCTCCTCGGTTTGTTTATCAGATTCGACAGCCTCGACCTTGTTATGTGA
- a CDS encoding hypothetical protein (EggNog:ENOG503P1B3; COG:S), with translation MAERDARILVATGFLLQPSATTLAYGHSKFSLVYRAGSPAGYFFLALYDQYLKHAYNFDDYLEAHGQVSAAREPDDPLHNPCTWNAKQDGVSVWQIMAQNPEKLDQFQKGLAGIDVAVPPVGHFDFSLLKNSDEENAAGIKELVDVGGGHGVVLSKILAAHPDLGARNTVLQERKDICALAAEHLPEGAVAMEHDFTKEQPVKGAKGYFFRMIMHDYSDAVASGILKQIVPAMNNQSRVLVCDMILPQKVGEADFAAAVMDHAVMTMGGKERTEEGFRKIFDAAGLELVKVWRAPGVPGGVVEGRLRAN, from the exons ATGGCAGAGCGCGATGCCCGTATTCTCGTGGCCACTGGCTTTCTGCTCCAGCCTTCTGCCACCACCCTTGCCTACGGTCACAGCAAGTTCAGCCTTGTCTACCGCGCTGGCTCGCCGGCCGGTTACTTCTTCCTTGCCCTCTATGACCAGTACCTCAAGCATGCCTACAACTTTGACGACTATCTCGAGGCGCACGGCCAGGTCTCTGCGGCCCGCGAACCCGATGatcccctccacaacccctgCACATGGAACGCAAAGCAGGATGGTGTGTCTGTCTGGCAGATCATGGCTCAGAACCCGGAGAAGCTGGACCAGTTCCAAAAGGGATTGGCCGGCATCGATGTTGCCGTCCCGCCCGTGGGTCATTTTGACTTTTCATTGTTGAAAAATAGCGACGAGGAGAATGCTGCGGGGATCAAGGAGCTGGTTGATGTCGGGGGTGGCCATGGAGTGGTGTTGTCCAAGATTCTCGCTGCTCATCCAGACTTGGGTGCTAGGAACACAGTGTTGCAGGAACGGAAGGACATTTGTGCTCTGGCCGCTGAACATCTGCCCGAGGGAGCAGTGGCGATGGAACATGATTTTACAAAGGAACAGCCTGTGAAAG GAGCGAAGGGCTATTTCTTCCGGATGATCATGCACGACTATTCCGACGCCGTTGCCTCAGGGATTCTGAAGCAGATCGTACCTGCCATGAACAACCAGTCCAGGGTCCTGGTCTGTGATATGATCTTGCCGCAAAAGGTTGGCGAGGCCGACTTTGCAGCGGCCGTGATGGATCATGCCGTTATGACCATGGGTGGCAAGGAAAGAACTGAGGAAGGCTTCAGAAAGATCTTTGACGCTGCTGGACTGGAGTTGGTCAAGGTTTGGAGGGCCCCGGGCGTTCccggtggtgtggttgagggaAGGCTGAGGGCTAACTGA
- a CDS encoding hypothetical protein (EggNog:ENOG503PQMU) produces the protein MFASHVIGMLLAAASVKAIPASFEGLITADITWTGRVVANGSMVNFTGPSLQAIEQSIASVYPGFTWATAPQPTDDFSLSSRNIDDTQDVPTPSLLKCWDGGVGDADASHITEGINYLQSVPGYCSNGAGAANCGQISCSYNSAIMWCNNNRRTYTTHCKSLAKYATAIVRGCQHETRDSAHETIWTRGIQGDELGISVIAAKPAVDC, from the exons ATGTTCGCCTCTCATGTCATCGggatgctgctggctgcGGCCTCAGTCAAG GCCATTCCTGCTTCATTTGAAGGCTTGATCACCGCCGATATCACCTGGACCGGCCGGGTCGTCGCCAATGGCTCCATGGTCAACTTCACTGGCCCCTCTCTCCAGGCCATCGAGCAGAGCATTGCTTCTGTCTATCCCGGCTTTACTTGGGCTACTGCTCCCCAGCCTACCGACGATTTTTCTCTGAGCAGCCGTAACATTGATGACACCCAAGATGTCCCAACCCCTTCG TTGCTCAAGTGTTgggatggaggtgttggtgatgccgaTGCCTCCCACATCACTGAGGGCATCAATTACCTCCAGAGCGTCCCTGGATACTGCTCGAATGGTGCCGGCGCCGCCAACTGCGGACAGATCAGCTGCAGCTACAACAGCGCCATCATGTGgtgcaacaacaacaggcgTACCTACACCACGCACTGCAAGAGCCTTGCCAAGTATGCCACAGCTATTGTCAGGGGGTGCCAGCATGAGACGCGTGATTCGGCGCATGAGACCATCTGGACCCGCGGCATCCAGGGAGATGAGCTTGGCATTAGCGTCATTGCCGCGAAGCCAGCGGTTGATTGCtga
- a CDS encoding hypothetical protein (EggNog:ENOG503PFZG) has translation MKLLPLPLLITITTSLTTALQRTTHPDGSIHVWNSLDNFNDAPPSYSPLESPPTQIPIARPAAPKKPCCLKGNKCSRALEAQSAKCFCNKHTKTTCKGPAAMGPFQKSCWHKPPKARLGLFTFRSRSSLPFLNPMIVVCLTMIQTKAPPPHVGNDRGHDIESETRYPNYESDDYAYPFKPMCGPPGSPCTIDNFVDVCCTNVNGSVGCSFPSGDPQFGTCFL, from the coding sequence ATGAAGCTTCTaccgctccccctcctcatcaccatcaccacctccctcaccaccgccctccaaagaaccacccaccccgaCGGCTCCATCCACGTCTGGAACTCCCTGGACAACTTCAACGACGCACCCCCGTCATACAGCCCCCTCGAAAGCCCCCCTACCCAAATACCCATCGCCCGTCCCGCCGCCCCCAAGAAACCCTGCTGCCTCAAAGGCAACAAATGCTCCCGCGCCCTCGAGGCCCAATCCGCCAAATGTTTCTGCAACAAGCACACCAAAACAACCTGCAAAGGGCCCGCCGCCATGGGTCCCTTCCAAAAGTCCTGCTGGCACAAGCCCCCAAAAGCTAGACTCGGCTTGTTCACGTTTCGCTCCCGCAGCTCCCTCCCATTCTTGAACCCCATGATCGTCGTCTGTCTAACCATGATACAGACAAAAGCCCCGCCTCCACATGTCGGCAATGACCGGGGTCACGACATCGAGTCAGAGACAAGATACCCCAATTACGAGTCTGATGACTACGCCTATCCGTTCAAGCCAATGTGTGGCCCTCCAGGGTCACCATGTACGATCGACAACTTTGTGGACGTGTGCTGCACCAATGTCAATGGGTCTGTGGGCTGCTCGTTCCCATCGGGGGATCCTCAGTTTGGGACTTGTTTCTTGTGA
- a CDS encoding hypothetical protein (COG:P; EggNog:ENOG503NV93), translating into MVGRRPRAINWATEDHKSWPAIPRQRRPPAHGYRDDDEEAALPPHGETPNARHTDRARITRDTGFKDEAALLAAEHRRDDLKRRVLDGMRGFDLEKMDKRCRRSDDELKRIKNKKVRSFYEAQNDTLDAWLEVDALVYAVADDVIDSMNPDADGDGIPERRMPLQDSRGAIDCFLPPEHREKRARDEKYARWAININLLANIFMLAAKLISLKFSPSLSLAASTADSALDLFCTLIVYGTNRVVAWRLKALQVKYPVGRRRLEPIGILVFSVIMVVSFVQILEESVTKLLPGGDRDVAPLPAVAIAAMAANAIIKGLIGFACRHIKTTQVQALVQDCKTDVYFNIASLLFPLVGVHAHSWWLDPAGASLLALYVIVDWAETCMRNISRLTGSNVGDALQKKLMYLAFRFSPVVEGFKSLTAYHAGDGVWVELDILLDENTPLPTAHDIAETLQYCYEGLQEVDRAFVTVDYSTFGPTGHAAT; encoded by the exons ATGGTCGGACGACGCCCACGCGCTATCAACTGGGCCACCGAGGACCACAAGAGCTGGCCTGCCATTCCGCGACAACGACGCCCTCCAGCCCACGGGTACcgagacgacgatgaagaagctgccctccctccccatgGAGAGACACCCAACGCCCGACACACCGACCGAGCGAGGATAACGAGAGACACGGGCTTCAAAGATGAAGCAGCACTGCTGGCCGCCGAGCATCGGCGCGACGACCTCAAGCGTAGGGTCCTTGATGGCATGCGGGGGTTCGACCTTGAAAAGATGGATAAAAGGTGTCGCCGGTCGGACGACGAGCTGAAGAGGATAAAGAACAAGAAGGTACGAAGTTTTTACGAGGCCCAAAATGATACACTGGATGCGTGGCTGGAAGTGGATGCCCTGGTCTACGCCGTCGCCGACGACGTCATTGACAGCATG AACCCGGACGCTGACGGCGATGGAATACCCGAACGACGGATGCCCCTCCAAGACTCCCGCGGCGCCATTGATTGCTTTCTACCACCCGAACACCGCGAGAAGCGTGCCCGAGACGAGAAGTACGCCCGCTgggccatcaacatcaacctcttGGCCAACATCTTCATGCTGGCTGCGAAGCTGATCAGCTTGAAGTTCAGTCCGTCTCTTTCACTGGCAGCAAGTACTGCCGACTCGGCACTCGATCTCTTCTGTACGCTTATAGTCTATGGCACCAACCGCGTCGTTGCCTGGCGTCTCAAGGCCCTGCAGGTGAAGTATCCCGTGGGACGACGTCGTCTGGAGCCAATTGGGATTCTGGTCTTCAGTGTCATCATGGTCGTCTCATTCGTTCAAATCTTGGAAGAATCTGTCACCAAGCTGCTGCCTGGCGGTGATAGAGATGttgctcccctcccagctGTGGCCATCGCAGCCATGGCGGCCAATGCAATCATCAAAGGCCTGATCGGGTTTGCATGTCGACACATCAAGACAACTCAAGTTCAGGCACTGGTTCAGGACTGCAAGACGGATGTCTACTTCAACATTGCCTCGTTGCTCTTCCCGCTCGTGGGAGTGCATGCTCATAGCTGGTGGCTTGATCCCGCGGGTGCTTCGCTCTTGGCGCTGTATGTGATTGTTGACTGGGCAGAGACGTGTATGCGCAACATCAGCAGGTTGACGGGAAGCAATGTGGGCGATGCGCTGCAGAAGAAGCTGATGTATCTCGCCTTTCGGTTTTCGCCAGTCGTGGAGGGGTTCAAATCGCTCACGGCCTACCATGCAGGGGATGGAGTCTGGGTCGAGCTGGACATTTTGCTGGATGAAAACACGCCACTGCCTACGGCTCACGATATCGCCGAAACGTTGCAGTATTGCTATGAGGGGTTGCAAGAGGTCGACAGGGCGTTTGTGACGGTGGACTACTCTACGTTTGGCCCGACCGGCCACGCAGCAACGTGA
- a CDS encoding hypothetical protein (MEROPS:MER0000265; COG:O; EggNog:ENOG503P3V7), with protein sequence MTTLESILKDPAVAGAYWTLSNPEDMSPAESTFTIGGYSEAVFEPDNRTPVDETDYADGGKYRSIVKIVMRYEGQTKDDRRWAIGTGYLISPNTFVTAGHCVYDRTGGGQGAQPSGLGRVVQMKCYIGYCGLDSVTRPNSTVQARRALATVTTAQWITTGDRRYDVSFVRLDRPFEGKLRAHDGGSTLRNFVIQETPMREKGALLGVVGYPGDKYLNKEKGAQMYELFETVDYDLGKGAGNMLQYRISTFKGQSGAPVIRKWDAAPDKGQLVVIGTHCYGGEARNSASVIGGEYGNNYNFFLAALEQLPPTVKDVTGVKRVVGKDDSGETGTETGMDGPVGEAEGFLDVLKDIGRVVAPVVQTALPLVSPLLGPMGGPVSAIGSIAMGALSKAVQESDMESGLPPPLRIKLAAGVAERAVVAESVLQTVLRMERSPVSQRIVDKMRSKYTATGFTSKHAAKLGPRMVPLLSQAGLRIAVTEGLIQKPAEFGATKQVPVSQTEADLTGDTHTDRFLENIAKTEAKVLKSGAQSEAFFDNLGPFLTRALKVASPVLLTSARAGLQKIDQILAKKEKQVGGGTEALLEDPTNEKVITDEKAAALLAHRAVVAECALQAVLEAEPKELRESVILGESAGSAEQESFFGGLLKTVQRIAPAVLKAAPAVLNTAVPILLGAISGPAGAPAVAAASFSVSSVEDTADTLNGEHAAVGVNGWSKKKSGINGGSFTVPIASLA encoded by the exons ATGACAACCCTCGAAAGCATTCTCAAGGACCCAGCTGTCGCTGGAGCCTACTGGACCCTTTCGAATCCCGAGGACATGTCCCCCGCGGAGTCGACTTTCACCATCGGCGGCTACAGCGAAGCTGTCTTTGAACCTGACAACCGCACCCCCGTCGATGAGACCGACTATGCCGATGGCGGAAAATATCGGT CCATCGTCAAGATCGTCATGCGCTACGAAGGCCAAACCAAAGACGACAGGCGCTGGGCCATCGGCACGGGGTATCTCATCTCTCCCAACACCTTCGTCACCGCCGGCCACTGCGTCTATGACCGCACTGGTGGAGGCCAAGGTGCTCAACCGAGCGGTTTGGGCCGTGTAGTCCAGATGAAGTGCTACATTGGTTATTGCGGTCTTGACAGTGTCACTCGTCCCAACAGCACCGTCCAGGCTCGTCGCGCTCTCGCTACTGTCACCACCGCGCAGTGGATCACCACTGGTGATAGGCGGTATGATGTCTCTTTTGTTAGGCTTGACCGCCCGTTTGAGGGGAAACTCAGGGCGCATGATGGCGGGAGCACACTCCGGAACTTTGTTATTCAGGAGACGccgatgagggagaagggcgCGTTGCTGGGCGTGGTGGGGTACCCGGGGGATAAATACTTGAAtaaggagaagggggcgcAAATGTATGAGTTGTTTGAGACGGTGGACTATGatttgggaaagggggcggGGAATATGTTGCAGTATCGCATTTCGACTTTTAAAG GACAATCGGGGGCTCCCGTGATTCGGAAATGGGATGCTGCTCCAGACAAGGGGCAGTTGGTTGTCATTGGCACGCATTGCTACGGAGGAGAGGCGCGCAACTCGGCCAGTGTGATTGGCGGGGAGTATGGCAACAACTAcaacttcttcctcgcggCTCTTGAACAGCTCCCTCCTACTGTCAAGGATGTGACAGGTGTGAAGCGGGTAGTGGGAAAAGACGACTCAGGTGAGACTGGCACCGAGACTGGTATGGATGGTCCGGTCGGTGAGGCAGAGGGCTTTCTTGATGTTCTCAAGGACATCGGCCGGGTGGTTGCTCCTGTTGTGCAAACTGCCCTCCCCTTGGTTTCACCGCTTCTAGGTCCAATGGGTGGACCGGTGAGCGCCATTGGGAGCATCGCCATGGGCGCACTCAGCAAAGCAGTTCAGGAATCTGATATGGAATCTGGTCTGCCTCCTCCGCTGAGGATAaagcttgctgctggtgtggCCGAACGCGCCGTGGTGGCCGAGAGTGTCTTGCAGACTGTCCTCAGGATGGAGAGATCTCCTGTCTCTCAGAGAATCGTCGACAAGATGAGATCCAAGTACACCGCTACTGGATTTACCTCGAAGCACGCAGCCAAGTTAGGTCCTAGGATGGTGCCCCTGCTCAGCCAGGCTGGCTTGAGAATCGCTGTCACGGAAGGGCTGATCCAAAAGCCAGCTGAGTTTGGAGCCACAAAGCAGGTGCCAGTCTCGCAGACCGAAGCAGACTTGACTGGAGATACTCACACCGACAGGTTTCTCGAGAACATCGCCAAGACCGAGGCCAAGGTCTTGAAGTCAGGGGCTCAGTCCGAGGCATTTTTTGACAACTTGGGGCCATTCTTGACGAGAGCACTCAAAGTGGCTTCGCCTGTCTTGCTGACATCTGCGAGGGCTGGCTTGCAAAAGATAGATCAGATTCTGGCCAAGAAAGAGAAGCAAGTTGGCGGTGGCACTGAGGCTCTGCTGGAGGACCCAACCAATGAGAAGGTCATCACTGATGAGAAGGCCGCTGCATTGCTCGCCCACAGGGCTGTCGTTGCGGAGTGTGCCTTGCAGGCTGTTCTGGAGGCGGAGCCAAAAGAGCTGAGGGAGAGTGTGATCCTGGGAGAAAGCGCGGGTTCAGCAGAGCAGGAGAGCTTCTTTGGCGGTTTGCTCAAGACTGTCCAGCGCATTGCGCCGGCCGTGTTGAAGGCTGCCCCGGCAGTTCTCAACACAGCTGTTCCGATCCTTCTTGGTGCTATCAGCGGTCCTGCTGGAGCACCCGCCGTTGCTGCGGCCTCTTTTAGTGTATCATCTGTTGAGGATACTGCTGACACTCTGAACGGTGAacatgctgctgttggtgtcaACGGCTGGAGCAAGAAGAAATCTGGTATCAACGGGGGATCCTTCACG GTTCCTATTGCTAGCTTGGCTTGA
- the XYN1 gene encoding Glycoside hydrolase, 10 (antiSMASH:Cluster_7; CAZy:GH10; COG:G; EggNog:ENOG503NVX1) produces the protein MHTKALLAALLAPAAVSAQLHELAVRAGLQYFGTALREGALNSDAQFAAILRDTREFGQIVPENGQKWESTQPSRGQFTYSQGDITANEAKRNSQFLRCHTLVWHSQLPSWVASGSWTRATLTSVIDTHMANVMGHYKGVCGHWDVVNEAINDDGTWRDSVFYRVFGTDYLPLSFELAKKHDPETKLYYNDYNLEYNQAKTDRAVEIVRIIQAAGAPIDGVGFQGHLIVGSTPSRANLATTLRRFTALGVDVAYTELDIRHSSLPASSQAQVTQGNDFANVVGSCLDVPRCVGVTVWSFTDKYSWVPSTFNGAGDALIYDSQFRKKAAWTSISSVLAAKATGAPPVSSSTSTPAQPTTTLVTRTTSASSTTQPTPTSAPTQPAQVRWGQCGGNGWTGPTTCQSPYTCQVLNPWYSQCL, from the exons ATGCACACCAAGGCTCTCCTTGCCGCGCTTCTTGCGCCCGCCGCCGTCTCGGCCCAGCTTCACGAGCTCGCCGTCCGTGCCGGTCTTCAGTACTTCGGCACTGCCCTTCGTGAAGGTGCTCTCAACAGCGATGCCCAGTTCGCTGCCATCCTCAGAGACACCAGAGAGTTTGGCCAGATTGTGCCTGAGAACGGCCAGAAGTGGGAGTCCACTCAGCCCAGCCGTGGCCAGTTCACCTATTCCCAGGGTGACATCACTGCCAACGAGGCCAAGAGAAACTCCCAGTTCCTCCGCTGCCATACTCTTGTCTGGCACAGCCAGCTTCCCTCATGGG TCGCTTCCGGCTCTTGGACTCGTGCCACTTTGACCTCGGTCATTGACACCCACATGGCCAACGTCATGGGCCATTACAAGGGCGTCTGCGGTCACTGGGACGTTGTCaacgaggccatcaacgacGACGGCACATGGCGTGACAGTGTCTTCTACCGGGTATTCGGTACCGACTACCTGCCCCTCTCTTtcgagctggccaagaagcacgatCCCGAGACCAAGTT GTACTATAACGACTACAACCTCGAGTACAATCAGGCCAAGACTGACCGGGCCGTCGAGATTGTCCGCATCATCCAGGCTGCCGGTGCCCCCATTGACGGTGTTGGCTTCCAGGGCCACTTGATCGTCGGCAGCACGCCCAGCCGCGCCAACCTGgccaccaccctccgccgCTTCACCGCCCTCGGTGTCGATGTCGCCTACACTGAGCTCGACATCCgccactcctccctccccgccagctCCCAGGCCCAGGTCACTCAGGGTAACGACTTTGCCAACGTCGTCGGGTCCTGCCTCGACGTGCCCCGCTGCGTCGGTGTCACTGTCTGGTCTTTCACCGACAAGTACTCTTGGGTTCCCTCCACGTTCAACGGCGCCGGTGATGCCCTTATCTACGATTCCCAGTTCCGCAAGAAGGCCGCCTGgacctccatctccagcgtcctcgccgccaagGCCACCGGTGCTCCCCCCGTCTCtagcagcaccagcacccccgcccagcccaccaccactcttGTCACCCGCACCACCTCTGCCTCGAGCACTACTCAgcccacccccacctccgCTCCCACCCAGCCCGCGCAGGTTCGCTGGGGACAGTGCGGAGGCAACGGGTGGACCGGCCCCACCACTTGCCAGAGCCCATACACCTGCCAGGTTCTTAACCCCTGGTACTCCCAGTGCTTGTAA